A part of Neodiprion pinetum isolate iyNeoPine1 chromosome 4, iyNeoPine1.2, whole genome shotgun sequence genomic DNA contains:
- the SMC5 gene encoding structural maintenance of chromosomes protein 5 isoform X1, whose translation MANSNVERGIIVKICVENFVTYDHAIIKPGRNLNVIIGPNGTGKSTIVCAIVLGLGGKPKVIGRALHVGEYVKSGRQKGKIEIELKNPGKKNHTVTRTITSDGHTQWMLNGKHVSLKEVEQLTKSLNIQVDNLCQFLPQDKVQDFSKMNPQELLENTERSVGDPILLEYHTKLKEHRKRHIDLQEQLINKGNLLERQTQKYDRLKEIVGGIKERTAIKTKILNLKQKKAWLQYDQGRQQLMEAKQEWDAASKEQEKLREAMKPIDKDVTKITSRYSDAERAVNSQSKQLVTKARNLRNMVDQLLSYEEKIQERDKSLAAQIHAEVTRDQEIANAQQMKSKLENDLELITNEFGDEKSLVEKQQDILHRIENHRAFINKFASHVHRFKQEEDQIRSQIRVLEGELQSVKDVERQRLALLRQRSQDAYKAVVWLRENTDKFSRIIHEPMLIKINVKSAKYSKYFENIISNRDLCAFVCENKQDMNLLMQFLRDQEKLQINCVHSDPDKIINMNPNIPIENIAQYGFEYYLSSLVDAPQTILNYLVMNYRIHNIPVGNDSVENNAQDVPWAINCFYSRNKSYFVSQSKYTREKSTKMSTVAGNGSLSVILDTDKLNDIQQRLRLLVDRKTAVAQKVVAIEKKLEDAEKEMVELRAERGQCQHHIEQMKTVRSRIAMTTQRIDLLQAQRTSIEEIKETCKREIQAVVKAQVKVYKKYNEALEEYIETSKNGAHSKLEMKLLQRTLVAKTNEYREMKERCAAAERTVRKCEMELQPLRTEASRLREAAKVMTNGLEPQNKDFAKLNKAFSKLPNNIEDINDELKVSQAKVFCLGNNADGDNVLQEFEKVKVDVEELKQYIEAKTAEVHNINQEMENIRKKWIPPLQQLVEDIDKNFSSYLASLNCAGEVSITHGENIMDFEEYGLKIRVKFRDTDELQELTRTHQSGGERAVTTAIYMIALQELSTVPFRCVDEINQGMDAINERRIFELIVNITGKSNGSQYFLLTPKLLPALLYTETVTVHCVFNGPFVTSAKEFDMNEYCQELAYQNSEEQQ comes from the exons ATGGCTAATAGCAATGTTGAACGTGGGATTATTGTCAAGATatgcgttgaaaattttgt GACCTACGATCATGCGATAATAAAGCCAGGCCGAAATCTAAACGTTATCATTGGTCCCAATGGTACAGGTAAGTCTACAATTGTGTGCGCCATAGTCCTGGGCTTGGGAGGGAAACCAAAAGTTATTGGAAGAGCGTTACATGTGGGAGAGTATGTAAAATCTGGTCGACAGAAAGGGAAAATAGAAATCGAGTTGAAAAACccagggaaaaaaaatcatactgTCACCAGAACGATAACGTCGGATGGACATACGCAATGGATGCTCAATGGAAAACATGTAAGCCTGAAAGAGGTGGAACAATTGACCAAGAGCCTCAACATTCAAGTTGACAATCTGTGTCAGTTTTTGCCACAAGATAAAGTTCAAGATTTTTCTAAAATGAATCCCCAAGAGCTGCTCGAAAACACAGAACGATCTGTGGGAGACCCTATACTGCTTGAATATCACACTAAGCTGAAAGAGCATCGAAAGCGACACATTGATCTGCAGGAACAACTGATTAACAAAGGTAACTTGCTTGAACGACAGACACAAAAGTACGATAGATTGAAGGAGATTGTTGGCGGTATTAAAGAACGAACTGCTATCAAGACAAAGATCTTAaacctgaaacaaaaaaaagctTGGCTCCAGTACGATCAAGGTCGTCAGCAATTAATGGAA GCAAAGCAAGAGTGGGATGCAGCTTccaaagaacaagaaaaattaaGAGAAGCTATGAAACCAATTGATAAAGATGTGACCAAGATAACGTCTCGTTATAGTGATGCTGAGCGTGCAGTTAATTCACAA AGTAAGCAATTGGTGACTAAAGCTCGCAACTTGAGGAATATGGTTGATCAACTTTTGtcatacgaagaaaaaattcaggaaagAGACAAATCACTTGCAGCTCAAATACATGCAGAAGTAACTCGCGATCAGGAGATTGCCAATGCACAACAGATGAAAAGCAAGCTTGAAAATGATCTCGAACTTATTACCAATGAGTTTGGAGATG AGAAATCCCTGGTGGAAAAACAACAAGATATATTACATCGTATCGAAAATCACAGAGCTTTCATAAACAAGTTTGCAAGTCACGTACATAGATTCAAACAAGAGGAGGATCAGATCAGGTCACAAATACGAG TCCTTGAGGGAGAGCTGCAGTCTGTCAAAGATGTGGAGAGGCAACGTTTAGCGTTGTTGAGGCAGAGGAGTCAGGATGCATACAAGGCTGTCGTATGGTTGAGAGAGAACACTGACAAATTCTCTCGCATAATTCACGAACCAATGTTAATCAAAATTAACGTCAAAAGTGCAAAATATTCAAAGTATTTCgagaatattatttcaaatcgtGATTTATGCGCATTTGTTTGTGAGAACAAACAAGACATGAATTTGCTGATGCAGTTTTTGAGAGATCAGGAAAAACTCCAAATCAATTGTGTTCATTCAGATCCTGACAAAATAATCAACATGAATCCTAATATACCTATCGAGAATATTGCACAATATGGCTTTGAGTACTACTTGAGCTCACTTGTCGACGCCCCTCAGACTATTCTCAACTATTTGGTAATGAACTATCGAATACACAACATACCAGTGGGGAATGACAGTGTTGAAAATAACGCTCAAGACGTTCCTTGGGCAATAAATTGCTTTTATAGTC GAAATAAATCATACTTTGTATCTCAGTCTAAATACACCCGCGAAAAATCCACCAAAATGTCAACCGTTGCAGGCAATGGTTCTCTTTCTGTAATCCTGGATACCGATAAGCTGAATGACATCCAACaacg ATTGAGATTACTTGTGGATCGTAAGACAGCAGTAGCACAAAAAGTTGTAgcaattgaaaagaaacttgAGGACGCTGAGAAAGAAATGGTAGAACTTAGGGCAGAAAGAGGACAGTGTCAGCATCACATTGAACAAATGAAGACAGTCAGATCCAGAATCGCGATGACAACACAACGAATCGATTTGCTACAGGCGCAGAGAACGAGTATCGAAGAAATCAAGGAAACGTGTAAGAGAGAAATTCAG GCTGTCGTAAAAGCGCAAGTCAAAgtttataagaaatataatGAAGCTTTGGAGGAATACATAGAGACCAGTAAAAACGGTGCTCATTCTAAGTTGGAGATGAAACTATTGCAACGCACGCTAGTTGCCAAAACAAATGAATATCGTGAGATGAAAGAAAGATGCGCTGCAGCTGAACGAACTGTTCGTAAATGTGAAATGGAATTACAGCCCTTGAGAACCGAAGCAAGCAGATTGCGAGAAGCTGCTAAGGTTATGACAAATGGTCTTGAACCCCAAAATAAAGATTTTGCCAAATTGAACAaagctttttcaaaattgcctAACAATATTGAAGATATTAATGATGAATTAAAAGTATCTCAAGCAAAAGTCTTCTGTTTGGGTAACAATGCAGATGGAGACAAT GTTCTTCaagagtttgaaaaagtaaaagttgACGTTGAAGAGTTGAAACAATATATAGAAGCAAAGACTGCTGAAGTTCACAACATTAATCAAGAGATGGAAAATATTCGCAAGAAATGGATACCGCCGTTGCAACAATTAGTTGAGGATATAGATAAAAACTTTAGTTCATATCTAGCCAGCCTGAATTGTGCCGGAGAAGTATCTATAACTCATGGAGAAAATATT ATGGATTTTGAAGAATACGGACTAAAGATTCGGGTAAAATTTCGTGATACTGATGAACTTCAAGAATTAACGCGAACGCATCAAAGTGGAGGGGAAAGAGCAGTAACTACCGCGATATACATGATCGCCTTACAAGAATTGTCGACAGTTCCATTCCGTTGTGTCGATGAAATCAATCAG ggTATGGACGCAATCAACGAGCGTCGAATCTTTGAACTGATTGTTAATATCACAGGCAAATCTAATGGATCTCAGTACTTCTTGCTCACGCCAAAG CTGCTGCCTGCATTATTATATACAGAAACTGTAACCGTTCACTGTGTGTTCAACGGTCCGTTTGTAACCTCAGCCAAGGAGTTCGATATGAACGAATATTGCCAAGAACTCGCGTACCAAAATAGCGAAGAGCAGCAATGA